One part of the Methanofastidiosum sp. genome encodes these proteins:
- a CDS encoding hotdog domain-containing protein, which translates to MGTSNFTTISKLVRPENLNHHGTLFAGVTSMWFVEGAFIEASRVYGDPTKIVCIKVHGMKFIRPGNNGDIVQIESVLAHVGKTSLTIYTKIYKRLTKEQLVDGFVTFVTVDEKGKSMPHGINYKPSGEEEQKLWNEVERLKHSDSQTKMI; encoded by the coding sequence ATGGGCACTTCAAATTTTACTACAATATCAAAACTTGTTAGACCTGAGAATTTGAATCATCACGGAACTCTTTTTGCCGGTGTGACTTCAATGTGGTTTGTTGAGGGGGCTTTTATCGAAGCTTCTAGAGTTTATGGGGATCCTACAAAAATTGTCTGTATCAAGGTCCATGGTATGAAATTTATTAGACCAGGAAACAATGGAGATATCGTCCAGATTGAATCAGTTTTAGCGCATGTTGGAAAAACAAGCTTGACCATATACACAAAGATATACAAAAGACTCACAAAAGAGCAACTTGTTGATGGATTTGTAACTTTTGTCACAGTTGATGAGAAAGGAAAGTCCATGCCACATGGAATTAACTATAAACCAAGTGGTGAAGAGGAACAAAAGCTCTGGAATGAAGTTGAGAGACTAAAACACTCTGATTCTCAAACAAAAATGATATAG